In Rhizobium lusitanum, a genomic segment contains:
- a CDS encoding FadR/GntR family transcriptional regulator, translating into MTILSRGRQRLAQQVIDQLRDQIETGKLRTGDQLPTEPQLEATFGVSRTVVREAIADLRAAGLVKPIQGKGVFVADLAERPGLSLTPVEIKSIPETLELLEFRMAAEGEAAAIAAYRRTAEQEAAIRTANRKMATLIELGQPTVEADYEFHMAIAAATNNRFYVDVLRHFGARTIPRRQFPNLPEANDPAYLAKVHAEHGEILAAIAEQDPERARQAMRAHMLASQRRYRMLAEQQ; encoded by the coding sequence ATGACGATACTCAGCCGGGGCCGGCAAAGGCTGGCACAACAGGTCATCGATCAGCTGCGCGATCAGATCGAGACCGGCAAGCTTCGCACGGGCGATCAACTGCCGACCGAGCCGCAGCTCGAGGCGACATTCGGCGTCAGCCGCACAGTCGTGCGCGAGGCGATCGCCGATCTTCGCGCCGCCGGCCTCGTCAAGCCGATCCAGGGCAAGGGCGTGTTTGTCGCAGATCTCGCTGAACGCCCCGGATTATCGCTGACCCCGGTCGAAATCAAGAGCATCCCGGAAACCCTGGAATTGCTGGAGTTTCGCATGGCCGCCGAAGGCGAAGCGGCCGCAATCGCCGCCTATCGCCGCACCGCCGAGCAGGAGGCAGCGATTCGCACCGCCAACCGGAAAATGGCCACTCTGATCGAATTGGGCCAGCCGACCGTGGAGGCGGATTACGAATTCCATATGGCAATCGCAGCGGCCACGAACAACCGGTTCTACGTCGACGTTCTCAGGCATTTCGGCGCGCGAACCATTCCGCGCAGGCAGTTCCCAAACCTGCCGGAGGCCAATGATCCCGCCTATCTCGCCAAGGTCCACGCCGAGCACGGCGAGATCCTGGCGGCGATCGCCGAACAGGATCCGGAACGCGCGCGACAGGCAATGCGGGCGCATATGCTCGCGAGCCAAAGACGCTATCGGATGCTTGCCGAACAGCAATAG
- a CDS encoding ABC transporter substrate-binding protein: MKHFSKAMFIGAAIGMLTLTAPQLQAATPKDQLVIGTSLAQVLSLDPQQATEPKALEILANLYDRLVATTADGKIVPQLAEGWTDDGKSLTLKLRDASFVSGNPVTANDVVFSLTRLLKLNQSGSSYFKRIGYSTETIADQIHVVDPKTVRIDLTDKVTTEGLLYRLALGVSSIVDSVEVQKHIVDGDSGNAWLRTHSAGSGPFTLNKWTPNEIVLLDANKAYVGGAPKMRRVIIRHVPESQVERLMLDRGDIDIGNALSKSDLETFETKSNFVIQRVPTGGFYVLAMNAGNQYLANPKVREAIAYGIDYKGIEKTIMGPYGRARNIPVPENFEYALPNPDWHLDVEKAKQLLAEAGFKDGFSLTLKTISQTPRIDLATAIQASLGQIGIKVEIQQGNGSEIIAAHRSRNFDLLLPQTSALMPNVLGSMDDFANNPDNRLEANNAGNFAWRSAWDIPGLTALAQKTSVEPDAKKRAELYAQMQQMFVDLKPALLPLFERFEPLVLSGRVKGYLGHPNQMTRLENVTKAEAE; the protein is encoded by the coding sequence ATGAAGCACTTTTCGAAGGCTATGTTTATTGGCGCTGCAATCGGCATGCTGACGCTGACGGCGCCGCAGCTTCAGGCTGCCACGCCTAAAGATCAATTGGTGATCGGAACGTCGCTCGCGCAGGTGCTTTCCCTCGATCCGCAGCAGGCGACCGAGCCCAAGGCGCTCGAAATCCTCGCCAACCTCTACGATCGCCTTGTCGCGACGACGGCGGACGGCAAGATCGTGCCGCAGCTGGCGGAAGGCTGGACGGATGACGGCAAGTCGCTGACCCTTAAATTGCGCGATGCCTCCTTCGTATCCGGCAATCCGGTCACCGCCAACGATGTCGTCTTCTCGCTCACCCGGCTGCTGAAGCTCAATCAGTCCGGCTCCTCCTACTTCAAGCGTATCGGCTATTCCACCGAGACGATCGCCGATCAAATCCATGTGGTCGACCCAAAGACGGTGCGCATCGATCTGACGGACAAGGTGACGACCGAAGGGCTCCTCTATCGGCTGGCGCTGGGCGTTTCGAGCATCGTCGATAGCGTCGAGGTGCAGAAGCATATTGTAGACGGTGATTCCGGAAACGCCTGGCTGCGCACTCATTCGGCCGGTTCCGGACCATTTACGTTGAACAAGTGGACCCCGAACGAGATCGTCCTCCTGGATGCCAACAAGGCCTATGTCGGCGGAGCGCCGAAGATGCGCCGTGTCATCATCCGCCATGTGCCGGAAAGCCAGGTCGAACGGTTGATGCTGGACCGAGGCGATATCGATATCGGCAATGCGCTCTCGAAATCCGACCTCGAAACCTTCGAGACCAAGAGCAATTTCGTCATCCAGCGCGTGCCGACGGGCGGCTTCTATGTGTTGGCGATGAATGCCGGCAATCAGTATCTCGCCAACCCGAAGGTTCGCGAAGCCATTGCCTATGGCATTGACTACAAGGGCATCGAAAAGACTATCATGGGGCCTTACGGGCGGGCTAGAAACATTCCCGTTCCGGAAAACTTCGAATACGCACTACCGAACCCGGATTGGCACCTCGATGTCGAGAAGGCGAAGCAATTGCTCGCCGAAGCGGGTTTCAAGGACGGCTTTTCGCTGACGCTGAAGACGATCTCGCAGACGCCGCGCATCGATCTGGCGACCGCCATTCAGGCATCGCTCGGCCAGATCGGCATCAAGGTCGAAATCCAGCAGGGCAATGGTTCCGAAATCATTGCCGCCCACCGCTCGCGCAACTTCGACCTGTTGCTGCCGCAGACGAGCGCGCTGATGCCGAACGTTCTCGGCTCCATGGATGATTTTGCCAATAATCCGGACAACAGGCTCGAGGCCAACAATGCCGGTAATTTCGCCTGGCGCTCGGCTTGGGACATCCCGGGGCTCACGGCACTGGCTCAGAAAACCTCCGTTGAGCCCGATGCCAAGAAGCGCGCGGAACTCTATGCGCAGATGCAGCAGATGTTCGTCGACCTGAAGCCGGCTCTGCTGCCGCTCTTCGAGCGGTTCGAGCCGCTCGTTCTCTCCGGCAGGGTCAAAGGCTATCTCGGCCATCCCAACCAGATGACCCGTCTTGAAAATGTGACCAAGGCTGAGGCCGAATAA
- a CDS encoding ABC transporter permease codes for MKELSVAEFGRRIAHLIVSLFILLCVTFVIGRVLPADPVGAIVGELADPAAYAAMRQRLGLDLPLYEQFFIYLKGFVHGDFGTAILTGNPVSADLAQAFPATFELATFAVIISTFVGVPLGLVAALFRDRLIDKIARVVALVGHSIPVFWFGIVGLVVFYAGLNWVGGPGRVDVYYEGIVTPRTGLLLVDSLLQGETDIFWNALSHIILPAFILAYAAVAYITRMTRSFTLEQLSQDYVIAARAKGVSPAGTIIGHVLPNIAVQLITILAISYGGLLEGAVVTEIVFSWPGIGQYMTNALMIGDMNAILAATIIVGFFFMFLNFLADIAYAVFDPRTREAAR; via the coding sequence ATGAAGGAACTATCCGTAGCCGAATTCGGCCGCCGCATCGCGCATCTGATCGTCAGCCTGTTCATCCTCCTATGTGTCACCTTCGTGATCGGTCGCGTCCTGCCAGCCGATCCGGTGGGGGCGATTGTCGGCGAACTGGCCGATCCCGCCGCCTATGCGGCGATGCGCCAGCGGCTTGGACTGGATCTTCCCCTTTACGAGCAATTCTTCATCTACCTGAAGGGCTTCGTCCACGGCGATTTTGGCACGGCGATCCTGACGGGAAATCCGGTCTCCGCGGATCTCGCGCAAGCCTTTCCCGCGACATTCGAGCTTGCAACCTTCGCCGTCATTATCTCGACCTTCGTTGGCGTGCCGCTCGGCCTGGTCGCGGCGCTGTTCCGGGACCGGCTGATCGACAAGATCGCTCGTGTCGTCGCCCTCGTCGGTCACTCCATTCCGGTCTTCTGGTTCGGGATCGTCGGGCTTGTCGTTTTCTATGCGGGCTTGAACTGGGTCGGCGGCCCTGGCCGGGTCGACGTTTATTATGAGGGCATCGTGACGCCGCGAACCGGCCTGTTGCTGGTGGACAGCCTCCTGCAGGGCGAGACGGATATTTTCTGGAACGCGCTCAGCCACATCATCCTGCCGGCCTTCATCCTGGCCTATGCGGCGGTCGCCTATATCACCCGCATGACCCGCAGCTTCACCCTGGAGCAGCTCAGCCAGGACTATGTGATTGCGGCCCGCGCCAAGGGCGTCAGCCCGGCTGGGACAATCATCGGCCATGTTCTGCCGAATATCGCTGTGCAGCTGATCACCATTCTCGCGATCTCCTATGGTGGGCTCCTTGAGGGGGCGGTGGTCACGGAAATCGTCTTCTCGTGGCCGGGTATCGGCCAGTACATGACCAATGCGCTGATGATCGGCGACATGAACGCCATCCTTGCCGCGACCATCATTGTTGGATTCTTCTTCATGTTCCTGAATTTCCTAGCGGATATCGCCTATGCGGTCTTCGATCCGCGCACCAGGGAGGCCGCTCGATGA
- a CDS encoding ABC transporter permease yields MSDAIHVDVTVRPPNLMSRVATSLKSAGGKLTHEPLGLVGFIILGLLCVIAIFAPLLAPYDPNVQVLANALQPPNLAHPAGTDEFGRDILSRLIFGTRITIQTVLSISVIVGPIGLAIGVVAGFFGGRIDALLMRATDIVLSFPSLILALAFAAALGAGLTTAIIAISLTAWPPIARLARAEALVVRNTDYVAAARLYGASRLRILFFYIAPMCIPSVIVRLTLNMAGIILTAASLGFLGLGAQPPAPEWGAMISNGRKYMLDFWWVAVMPGVAILLASLAFNIVGDTLRDILDPRHARS; encoded by the coding sequence ATGAGTGATGCGATCCATGTGGACGTAACTGTCCGTCCGCCAAATTTGATGAGCCGTGTGGCAACGTCGCTGAAAAGCGCCGGAGGCAAGCTGACGCACGAGCCGCTCGGTCTTGTGGGCTTCATCATCCTTGGCCTTTTATGCGTGATCGCGATCTTCGCACCGCTCCTGGCACCCTATGATCCAAACGTGCAGGTGCTCGCCAACGCTTTGCAGCCGCCGAACCTTGCGCATCCGGCCGGCACAGACGAATTCGGCCGCGATATCCTCAGCCGGCTGATCTTCGGCACGCGCATCACCATCCAGACGGTGCTATCGATTTCCGTGATCGTCGGGCCGATCGGCCTTGCGATCGGCGTGGTCGCTGGCTTCTTCGGCGGTCGCATCGACGCGCTCCTGATGCGCGCCACCGATATCGTACTGTCCTTTCCGTCGCTGATCTTGGCGCTGGCCTTTGCCGCGGCGCTTGGTGCTGGCCTCACGACTGCGATCATCGCCATCTCGCTGACGGCTTGGCCGCCGATTGCAAGATTGGCGCGCGCCGAGGCGCTGGTCGTCAGGAACACCGACTATGTCGCCGCCGCTAGACTCTATGGCGCCTCCCGGCTGCGTATCCTGTTCTTCTATATCGCGCCGATGTGCATCCCCTCGGTCATCGTGCGCCTGACGCTCAACATGGCAGGCATCATCCTGACGGCGGCGTCGCTCGGCTTCCTCGGGCTCGGTGCCCAGCCGCCCGCGCCGGAATGGGGTGCGATGATTTCCAACGGGCGCAAATACATGCTCGATTTCTGGTGGGTCGCCGTCATGCCCGGCGTCGCGATCCTTCTGGCAAGCCTCGCCTTCAACATCGTCGGTGACACCCTGCGTGATATTCTGGATCCCCGCCATGCAAGATCGTGA
- a CDS encoding ABC transporter ATP-binding protein: MQDRDLHPVLSVKGLNVRFGRNSLAAVSNVSFDVGRERVGIVGESGSGKSTTGRAIMRLLPPIASVAAERMDLDGVSLLDRTERQMGALRGKDIALIMQDPRYSLNPVLTVGKQIAEAARLHMGLRGSKAKDAARAMLERVRISDPERVMALYPHQVSGGMGQRVMIAMMLLAKPKLVIADEPTSALDVSVRRDVLTLLDELVRENNSGLLLISHDIRMVAAFCERIIVMYSGRIVETLTRLEDAQHPYTRGLMAALPDPHKPVRRLAVLDRAKLDLETNR; encoded by the coding sequence ATGCAAGATCGTGATCTCCATCCCGTCCTCTCGGTCAAAGGGCTGAACGTCCGGTTCGGACGCAATTCCCTGGCGGCCGTCTCCAATGTCAGCTTCGATGTCGGGCGCGAACGCGTCGGGATCGTCGGCGAATCCGGTTCCGGCAAATCGACGACGGGCCGCGCAATCATGCGCCTGCTGCCGCCGATCGCGAGCGTTGCGGCCGAGCGCATGGATTTGGACGGCGTCTCCCTGCTTGACAGGACGGAGCGCCAGATGGGCGCCCTGCGCGGCAAGGATATTGCGCTGATCATGCAGGACCCGCGCTATTCCCTCAATCCGGTGCTGACCGTCGGCAAACAGATCGCCGAGGCGGCGCGGCTGCACATGGGATTGCGCGGCAGCAAGGCGAAGGATGCGGCGCGGGCCATGCTCGAACGCGTCCGCATCAGTGATCCGGAGCGCGTCATGGCGCTTTACCCGCATCAGGTCTCGGGCGGCATGGGCCAGCGCGTCATGATCGCGATGATGCTCCTGGCAAAGCCGAAGCTGGTAATCGCCGACGAACCGACGTCCGCGCTCGATGTCAGCGTCCGCAGGGACGTGCTCACCCTGCTCGACGAACTTGTCCGTGAGAACAATTCCGGACTGCTGCTCATCAGCCATGACATCCGCATGGTCGCAGCCTTCTGCGAACGCATCATCGTCATGTATTCCGGCCGGATCGTCGAAACTCTGACACGCCTGGAAGATGCGCAGCATCCCTATACGCGCGGCCTTATGGCGGCACTGCCGGACCCGCACAAGCCGGTGCGGCGCCTCGCGGTGCTCGACAGGGCGAAGCTCGATCTGGAGACCAACCGATGA
- a CDS encoding ABC transporter ATP-binding protein, with protein sequence MISVRDLDVVFTSGKTENHVVRRVSFDVGKGETLGIVGESGCGKSTVLRCLSGMEKGWSGEIKLAGKPVGKVRSRDELRHAQMVFQDPYGSLHPRHRIGTALSEPLRAMGHDDIWTKVDKALRQVGLPPAFANRYPHELSGGQRQRVAIARALILSPPILLLDEPTSALDVSIQAEILNLLADQRDERSLTYVLVSHDLAVIAHMCDRVLIMKGGTFVDELTKADLRAGIAHDAYTRELFEASFL encoded by the coding sequence ATGATTAGCGTGCGTGATCTTGACGTCGTCTTTACCTCCGGCAAGACGGAGAACCATGTCGTCCGGCGGGTGAGCTTCGACGTTGGCAAGGGTGAGACCCTCGGCATTGTTGGCGAGTCCGGGTGCGGCAAGTCGACGGTGCTGCGCTGCCTCTCCGGCATGGAAAAAGGCTGGTCCGGTGAAATAAAGCTCGCCGGAAAACCTGTCGGGAAAGTCCGGTCGCGTGATGAGCTACGACATGCCCAGATGGTGTTTCAGGATCCCTACGGCTCGCTGCATCCCCGGCATCGCATTGGTACCGCTCTCTCTGAGCCATTGCGGGCCATGGGGCATGACGATATCTGGACGAAGGTGGACAAGGCATTGCGCCAGGTCGGCCTGCCGCCGGCCTTCGCCAACCGCTATCCGCACGAACTTTCCGGCGGCCAGCGTCAGCGCGTGGCGATCGCTCGCGCGCTGATCCTCTCACCGCCGATTCTGCTGCTCGACGAACCGACTTCGGCGCTTGATGTGTCGATCCAGGCCGAAATCCTCAATCTCCTTGCCGACCAGCGCGACGAGCGCTCCCTGACCTATGTCCTCGTCAGCCACGATCTCGCTGTCATCGCGCATATGTGCGACCGGGTGCTGATCATGAAGGGCGGCACCTTCGTGGACGAGCTGACCAAGGCCGATCTGCGAGCAGGGATAGCGCACGACGCCTATACGCGCGAGCTGTTCGAGGCGAGCTTCCTGTAA
- a CDS encoding GFA family protein, translating to MAFQGSCHCGKVAFTVDAELPSQALSCNCSYCRRKGMLLAFFPTEKFTLDNGADSLRSYKFNTHRIDHQFCADCGTQPFSMATNPDGTPTRAVNLRCVPALDLGALEIQYYNGADK from the coding sequence ATGGCATTCCAGGGAAGTTGTCACTGTGGGAAGGTGGCGTTCACCGTCGACGCCGAACTGCCGAGCCAGGCGCTTAGCTGCAATTGCTCATATTGCCGGCGCAAGGGCATGTTGCTTGCCTTCTTTCCGACGGAGAAATTCACGCTGGACAACGGCGCGGATTCACTACGCAGCTACAAATTCAACACTCACCGGATCGATCATCAATTTTGTGCTGATTGCGGCACGCAGCCGTTCTCAATGGCCACCAACCCCGACGGCACACCCACGCGGGCTGTAAACCTGCGCTGCGTCCCGGCTCTCGACTTGGGCGCCCTGGAAATCCAGTACTATAACGGCGCCGACAAGTAG
- a CDS encoding response regulator, translating to MAMFDQPHILIVEDDTDIAHMLVELVKSNGFEATSAASGGEMDRLLARHKFDLIVLDGMLPGEDGFSICRRLRSSRSIPILMLTALREDIDRILGLELGADDYVTKPFNSRELMARIKSILRRASFSQQPEEDVAPMMFAGWRIDPKSRQLFDAEGAEVSMTTAEFDLLWAFCSNPNKVLTREQLLSMTHAGSAGPVERSIDAHISRVRQKIEPNLKDPTFIKTVRLGGYLFASKVERLP from the coding sequence ATGGCAATGTTCGACCAACCCCACATTCTGATTGTCGAAGACGATACCGACATAGCGCATATGCTGGTCGAACTGGTGAAGAGCAATGGTTTCGAGGCGACGTCGGCGGCAAGCGGCGGCGAGATGGATCGCCTGCTGGCGCGCCACAAGTTTGATCTGATCGTTCTGGACGGAATGCTTCCGGGCGAGGACGGCTTCAGCATCTGCCGGCGGCTGCGCTCGTCCCGATCGATTCCGATTCTGATGCTGACCGCGTTGCGGGAAGATATCGACCGCATCCTGGGCCTTGAGCTCGGGGCCGACGATTATGTTACCAAGCCGTTCAACTCCCGTGAACTGATGGCCCGCATCAAGAGCATTCTGCGCCGAGCGTCGTTTTCCCAGCAGCCGGAAGAGGACGTCGCGCCGATGATGTTCGCGGGCTGGCGCATCGATCCGAAAAGTCGGCAGCTCTTCGACGCCGAAGGCGCCGAGGTTTCCATGACGACGGCGGAATTCGACCTGCTTTGGGCGTTTTGCAGCAATCCGAACAAGGTGCTGACGCGCGAGCAGCTTCTGTCCATGACGCATGCCGGATCGGCAGGGCCGGTCGAGCGCAGCATCGACGCCCATATCAGCCGCGTCCGGCAGAAGATCGAGCCCAATCTCAAGGATCCGACCTTCATCAAGACCGTGCGTCTGGGAGGCTATCTGTTTGCCTCCAAGGTGGAGCGCCTGCCGTGA
- a CDS encoding ATP-binding protein, whose amino-acid sequence MKGLRTASIRIQILVLATLLIILVSVVATLSEPFIYGRHDKGVAIGLLAGRIERVLDQYRQAHSPVEEEAALKFAATLGISADKMSANQIPPQDQADPASNDIVERVRAVLEIGVFKAIENVFADRSAGNILIVKVDADRALVFHLPVFPNYLWLFPAMASGILKIVIPLALMAYFSSWLITRPVVRFAAAAERASMDDSLEKPFVADGASEIRSLAASLNVMRSRILEMVDSRTRMLSSISHDLRTPLTRLRMRAERCEQPELQRQMLADIATLGSMIDESLTFLTDASHSVPSRKVDISSLLQTIATDFSDTGIEVGFRGPRRLTCICKPQAITRAITNVVENASRYATEIEIELQSASNGGVLIRVSDNGPGLTDALKVRALEPFFKADKARTTGMGGGFGLGLPTAEGIVRKGHGGTLKLLDLKPNGLIVEIALPPTQHEAMGRLAGDPKKIPSAS is encoded by the coding sequence GTGAAGGGGCTTCGCACCGCCTCCATACGGATACAGATACTCGTATTGGCGACGCTGCTCATCATCCTCGTTTCTGTCGTGGCGACGCTTTCCGAGCCTTTTATCTATGGTCGGCACGACAAGGGCGTTGCGATCGGCCTGCTGGCGGGACGAATCGAGAGGGTGTTGGACCAGTATCGACAGGCGCACTCGCCTGTCGAGGAAGAGGCCGCTTTAAAATTTGCCGCAACACTCGGGATCTCAGCGGACAAAATGTCGGCAAATCAGATCCCACCGCAAGATCAAGCTGATCCTGCGTCGAATGACATCGTCGAGCGGGTAAGAGCCGTGCTCGAAATCGGTGTTTTCAAGGCAATTGAGAACGTCTTTGCCGATCGGTCGGCGGGGAATATTCTGATCGTCAAAGTCGATGCCGATCGTGCGCTTGTTTTTCACTTGCCTGTCTTCCCCAACTATCTGTGGCTTTTCCCGGCCATGGCGAGCGGGATTTTGAAGATCGTCATTCCACTGGCGCTCATGGCCTATTTCAGTAGCTGGCTCATTACTCGGCCGGTGGTGCGGTTCGCGGCGGCGGCCGAGCGCGCGAGCATGGATGACAGCCTGGAAAAGCCGTTTGTGGCTGACGGCGCCTCGGAAATCAGAAGCCTGGCCGCCTCGCTCAACGTAATGCGAAGCCGAATATTGGAGATGGTCGACAGTCGCACGCGCATGCTCAGTTCCATCAGCCATGATCTGAGAACGCCGCTGACCCGTTTGCGGATGCGCGCCGAGCGCTGCGAGCAGCCGGAGCTTCAACGGCAGATGCTCGCCGATATCGCCACCCTAGGTTCGATGATCGACGAGAGCCTGACGTTCCTCACGGACGCCTCTCATAGCGTGCCTTCCCGGAAGGTGGATATTTCAAGCCTGCTTCAGACGATCGCGACCGACTTTTCGGACACCGGCATCGAGGTGGGCTTCAGGGGCCCACGCCGGCTGACCTGCATTTGCAAGCCGCAAGCCATCACCAGGGCAATTACCAATGTCGTCGAGAACGCCTCCCGCTATGCGACCGAGATTGAGATCGAGTTGCAAAGCGCCAGCAATGGCGGGGTTTTGATCAGGGTGAGCGATAATGGCCCCGGCTTGACGGATGCGCTCAAAGTACGGGCTCTGGAACCCTTCTTCAAAGCGGACAAAGCCCGGACGACGGGCATGGGCGGCGGCTTCGGCCTTGGCCTTCCGACCGCCGAGGGTATCGTCAGAAAAGGGCATGGCGGGACGCTCAAGCTGCTAGACCTCAAGCCCAACGGTCTGATCGTCGAGATCGCTCTGCCGCCAACCCAGCACGAGGCGATGGGGCGTCTTGCGGGTGATCCGAAGAAGATTCCGTCGGCAAGCTGA
- a CDS encoding DUF3313 domain-containing protein, whose protein sequence is MLRTPTISVALIALCATVAGCTTADPTVYAGLASAPQLQPNPDDKGGRVPYRYKGNVDWRQYNKIIVDPVTVYNGPDNQFVKIADEDKSVLASYMQDQFTQKLRTRFAVVNNPGPGPGPGTLRLHLTLTGAKDTTPVLGPFSHLDVGGNAINAVQAVRGREGTMAGSVNYAVEIYDAPSNRLLSAYVAKQYPNAMNAGATFSRLKGSKIGIEKGANALLEQLQWKAHRLALMQANALPICVGERIALRFPTHIG, encoded by the coding sequence TTGCTGAGAACACCCACCATCAGTGTCGCGCTGATCGCCCTGTGCGCGACCGTCGCGGGATGCACCACTGCCGATCCCACCGTCTACGCGGGTCTGGCTTCGGCACCGCAGCTTCAACCGAATCCGGACGATAAAGGCGGCCGCGTACCCTATCGGTACAAGGGCAATGTCGACTGGAGGCAGTACAACAAGATCATCGTCGATCCCGTCACTGTCTATAACGGTCCGGACAACCAGTTCGTGAAGATCGCCGACGAAGACAAATCGGTCCTTGCCAGCTACATGCAGGACCAATTCACGCAAAAGCTGCGGACGCGCTTTGCCGTCGTCAATAATCCCGGCCCCGGCCCCGGCCCCGGCACGCTCCGGCTCCATCTGACGCTGACAGGTGCCAAGGATACCACTCCGGTCCTCGGACCCTTCTCGCATCTTGATGTTGGTGGCAACGCTATCAATGCCGTTCAGGCCGTTCGCGGTCGCGAAGGGACGATGGCGGGCTCGGTGAACTATGCCGTCGAAATCTACGATGCGCCGAGCAATCGCCTGCTCTCCGCCTATGTGGCCAAGCAATATCCGAATGCAATGAACGCTGGTGCGACCTTCTCCCGCTTGAAGGGCTCCAAGATCGGGATCGAGAAGGGCGCGAACGCACTTCTTGAACAGCTGCAGTGGAAAGCACATCGGCTGGCCCTGATGCAGGCAAACGCACTACCGATATGTGTCGGGGAACGCATTGCTTTGCGTTTCCCGACACATATCGGGTGA
- a CDS encoding ArsR/SmtB family transcription factor codes for MYSDHATRDQRLSWHADLLSQLANPSRLQVCVFLSDHEQDVNGLARKIGISQPALSRHLARLHRSGIIKFRSEAQFRYYSCDHPDVLRLLKVLTEIFDAD; via the coding sequence ATGTATTCAGATCACGCAACACGAGATCAACGCCTATCATGGCATGCAGATCTTCTCAGCCAGCTAGCCAACCCGAGCAGGCTACAAGTTTGCGTTTTCCTGTCGGACCACGAACAGGACGTAAACGGCCTCGCCAGAAAAATCGGCATATCTCAGCCGGCCTTGAGCCGGCATCTCGCACGTCTTCATCGATCGGGAATCATAAAATTTCGCAGCGAGGCGCAATTCAGATATTATTCTTGCGATCATCCGGACGTGCTTCGGCTTCTCAAGGTTTTGACGGAGATTTTTGACGCCGATTGA